Genomic DNA from Eleutherodactylus coqui strain aEleCoq1 chromosome 8, aEleCoq1.hap1, whole genome shotgun sequence:
agacggctccatggaaacgaggacgctagcaacggaacaggtaagtgaataacttctgtatggctcataattaatgcacaatgtacattacaaagtgcattaatatggccatacagaagtgtatagacccacttgctgccgcgggacaacccctttaagaattgggTTTTCAGAAAAGAAGTGTTTGTTGCATTATTGAATGATGGTGTCATCAGAGATACAATAGATGGTATAAGCACAGGAGACATGTGGAGGATGTACTAGGAAAGGGGGCTGAATAAGAAACGGGGGTcccaaaataaaaaggtaatgatTAAagatgcagaaattccacagtggAGGTGCAGCAAGTCACATGGCAAGAGAGACGTCCTTCCTTCCATGTCGCCGGAACAACCCACTGCATCCAGGTTAGAGGATTTTTATTCAGAGGTAAGATCATTGGTGAAAGAGTTAAAACAAAAAGAGGAGTCGCAACAAGATAGAAAACCCAATCCTACTAGAAGAACTCAGGTGACTGCAGACAGAGTAAGCAGGAAAGAGATGGGTCCCACAGGAGAAAATAGACGGGATCCGTACAGATAGAGAATGTGTAAGAAAAGGGGATTCTATGACCCGGGGGAAGAATTCAGAAAAAACTCCAAATCCTCCAATGTGGAAAGATTATAATGATTGCTATAATCTTTTGAATAATGTGATATTTGTCTTGGTCATGCATTGATGTGTGAGATCACCAAACACTAGATACAAGATAcagtgttagggtgcattcacacgaacgtatatcggctcgggtttcacgccgagccgatatacgttgtcctcatgtgcaggggggggggggaggatggaagagccagggccaggaactgaggctcccgccccctctctgcctcctctccgcccctctgcactatttgcaatggggagaggcgggacgggggcggggctaattccccagactttagccccgcccccgtcccgcctcctctcattgcaaatagtgcagaggggcggagaggaggcagagagggggcgggagcctcagttcctgcttctggctcttccatcctccccccctgcacacgagaacaacgtatatcggctcggcgtgaaaaccgagccgatatacgttcgtgtgaatgcacccttaaggcccatttgctcgagctttgagcaatcattttgcacaaaaattaattggtatttaagtagctactcagctacctaaataccaattaagtgtgcgaatgaagccttcactgaatgcagccaATAGCCCCaagctattatctgcgctcaaaTCCAATGTTCACCACGGGgaagcaatgctatcagcactccccgtggagaactgctgataagagtgaaggatgatttttatgttggactgatttTAATGATCAGCCGAAAAGCTGACGAtgggggcacatttacacgcaccgataatcgctaaaacgattgctgattagcgatttttttgcgataatcgtccagtgtgtATGAGCCTTTAGATTTGCTTCAGCCCTGAATGTTGTTAAAACAACATAAATTTAgacaaagtttttttaattttcatttttttctggagCTCCAGTGCATATGGCGTTCAGAAGAACTCCTTTACAGACTGTCTTTATTATGAACATTAGCTGTAGGAAGACCCTTGTTCAATCTCTAATGTCTGTCTGGGTACAGCCACATTGTTAAAGGTTAGTAGATCTCGGTAACATCTGAGACGATGCAGAACACAATACAAATGGGGGGTTTATGAAGTGTCTGGTTATTTGTGTAGAACAGAAACTACTGCATGTTGAATGGATTGGTGAAGATAGGGAAGGTGTGAGATGCACATGACTGAGGACCTCAGGCAACAAAATGGTGTATAGAGGGCATCTGCAGCAGTGGAATCTAGAGAGGAAAGTGGCTCTATAGTCGGTTATGTATATCTGCACTTTTTAATGGAGATGATTGACTGACACCAATGGAATGGGTGAGGACAGAGTCCTGCTTAGGGTCTGTTTGGCTAACCAGGCAAAGCAGTAAGGGCACAATAAtctccctgcttccctgcatcagagACCTTGTAGGTATAGGGACCAAAAAAGATCAAGAACAGAAAGTCCTTGAGataaagagacatttgtattcaataGAAGACCGTTTTTGAATTTCTCATTTTTCTTCGAGCCAAGATTTGTCGAGATTTGTTTTATGTTGCTAGCAAATGAAAAGATGTAATAAAGGTGAATGTATCACTGCTATGAAAAAATATGGAACATTAGAAAGAAACGTGGAAGCTGCTAATCATTCATTATTAGGACTTGAAAATCAAaccatgatgtcaaaatgtataaATCATAAAAAGCATAAAGACAGGAGAGGCTTTTGGGGAGTGAGGGCATTCCCCAACCCAGGTCCAAAATGCTTCTGTCACAGTGTCGTTCCCAGGAGGCCCCCCTGTTCTCTGCCTTTTTTCAGTTGCTTCTCAGGTTGATGCACAAAGCAGATaagtatacttaaaggggttgtcccgcggcagcaagtgggggtatacacttctgtatggccatattaatgcactttgtaatgtacattgtgcattaattatgagccatacagaagttatcaaaagttttatacttacctgctccgttgctggcgtcctcgtctccatggtgccgactaattttcggcctctaatggccaaattagccgcgcttgcgcagtccgggtcttctgctgtcttcaatggggtcgctcgtgcagaatgccggctccgtgtagctccgccccgtcacgtgccgattccagccaatcaggaggctggaatcggcaatggaccgcacagaagccctgcggtccacagagagacaggatcccggcggccatcttcagcaggtgagtatgaagacgccggaccgccgggattcgggtaagtactacccggtgtgtttttttaacccctgcatcggggttgtctcgcgccgaacagggggggggggttaaaaaaaaaaaaaaaaacgtttcggcgcgggacaacccctttaaggctcttggtgatgtaagtattGATGTAACCGTTGTTTAAGAATTGTTTACAAAACGTTTGggcaatatcacctatttttatgtaagGGCACCTGCaggcgggcgggtcggatccggcggcgagaattctcgccgcgggacccgaccccagtgcctgcaggcaggagcacgtactcacccgcgcctggcggccccggctctttcatgagccggcggccgggtgagtgacgtttctgtgcgaggctctgcaagccccgcacaaaaataggacatgccgcagtttgtttgccgcgcgacatttcgcgcggccgtctgcataggagtgcgtattgtaatgcactcctatgcaggctttcagtggcggaaatcccgcggataattccgctacgggatttccgcccgtgtgcaggcggcctaactttgttttatttttattatttattcattattattactagattgtgttaacccacttgtccttctttaaagacGTATCCAAACTTGttttccagttggcaaaacaACTGCAGACCTACTCCTAGGCTGTGATCTATCCAACCTCCTGCAAATCCCATGATAATGATCTGGTAAATTATAACTTTCAACATCTGGAGTACCTACAATGGTTCTGTCCTCACCCACAGAAGTCGCTGGTTCTGAGCTTGTTCTAGGTCGGCCTGCAGTTGTCCCAGCTGGTTGTCGAGTTGCTGCATCTTATCGCTGTTGTCTTCCAGGAAGCTGGAGAGTTGCCCCTTGGTCTGGTCGATGGAGGCTTGTGTGTCCTGCACCACTTGCTGGAGATACTGGGACGTAGCAAACAATGTGTGGAACCGACTGAGGACATCATCAGAGCACTGGAACTAAAACAAGATCAAATGACAGTCATCGCATTGTCAACTGAGCCTTGAGGGTTGTCAGCAGCCATGAGCTTCTTCACCACAGAAGCTGTGAGAGTCTGAGTGCCTACTGTCCTGTCTGCCCCCTCCATGCCTCCTCTTGGATTGCTCTGTGTTTCTTGCTGCAGTCATTTCCTTCTCTCACCTCTTCTGAAGCCTCCACGATGCTTTCCAGGTAGTCATAGAACTTTCTGTACTGCTGGATTTGGGTCTggatcttcttcttccttttgaGCAGCGATTGTTGCTCCTCCTGCAGGAGGCGCAGCTGTTGCTCCTTCAGCTTACAGAGGTCTTGTGCCCCCTTCGCTTTCTTCACCGCCTGCAGGCATTTCACCTCCTTCTCCTGGAAGACATAAGCAATAtatataaactagctgatatacccggcttcgcccgagttcatatggtactggtgtttatctggtgttcagagATGctaaggaaaaacatatgttcaccattttgcatggttctttgtgttacccaggaaaaaccacgggaggtaaccatgcgatgtttcctttatataaaaggacatcaggaagtgagagaattacattccgtacgtaaaatttggacgctaattcttttgcgcttagaattgaataatcgagttgggacccattagcttctcctatttatgacataatcaatgctcgtgccaaatttcccgtttctatgacaccggaaagtgagaaaattacattccgcacgtaaaatttggacgctaaatcttttgcgcatagaattgaataatggagtggggacccattagcttttcctatttatgacataatcaatgctcgtgccaaatttcctgtttctacgacacaagcctatcaccgagggaatcactaaaatataacttttattaggtaaagataaaaataaaaatgtataaaaggcgtggactcttattccagttacactcctactggacaagtagatattctaacagtagtaagtccatataagtatataccagatgatgcgctaagttctaactccacaaccacaatgacccaatctataccattgctgctcattttcacacagccgttcaggctgttcggttctataacctagactcaccatcctgatgatgcggtcactgcattaaggaccgtggaaacgcgtagatggtgttagccagcctaagatagccttattgttgtgcttgacatgccacagatgtccacatcattgtatatcgggctatctatgcttaaatggtgatagtgaatgcagcagttactgacaaagagggttcattatatatcttattgaaccctcttcagttcagctgctcgtagctgctggtgattataaaatctcacaaacagcggcattcatctttagtgaagcagtgatcagctgtttttattagctgcactcagcagtgtttagtccatgtgacagggtcttatgagttaatgaccctggtctaagactctccgctgtgtctgtccctaatgggaatgtggtaaaataaaaggaacgtttggtgctgtaatatgtccttgcaccatttaactcctagttacagaccactcagcgctgcagtctatttgccagcttttatataaactagataaacacgctaaatgacgtcagtcaagcgagtcactatatagatgaaattagtgaccgtgtttactatagctggttatcacATCAGGGTAttatccaccataataggggatataccacatagtatatacctgattgatgctgtatttcctgggcattaatatatgcctcaatactctgccagacgggggttacatttattattctggcctttacccatttatcggctccaacgtataaatacaaaaaatataacctacattgtgctttgttagcccttgtggccatttatacacgtggagctgtacacaaccataatatatatctcgacccatgcaccaacaatatagattgggtcattgtggttgtggagttagaacctagcgcatcatctggtatatacttatatggacttactactgttagaatatctacttgtccagtaggagtgtaactggaataagagtccacgccttttatacatttttatttttatctttacctaataaaagttatattttagtgattccctcggtgataggcttgttgacacacagggttttcctttctgtcatGGTGACaaattctatgacaccggaaagtgaaaaaattaccttccgcacgtaaaatttggacgctaattcttttgcgcataaaattaaataatcgagttgggaccaattagcttttcctatttatgaaataatcaatgcctgtgccaaatttcctgtttctaggacaccggaaagtgaaaaaattacattccgcacgtaaaatttcgacgccaattcttttgtgcatagaattgaataatggagttgggacccattagcttttcctatttatgacataatcaatgcttgtgccaaatttcccgtttctatgacaccggaaagtgaaaaaattacattccgcacgtaaaatttggacgctaattcttttgcgcatagaattgaataatgaagttgggacccattagcttttcctatttatgacataatcaatgctcgtgccaaatttcacgtttctatgacaccggaaagtgaaaaaattacattccgcacgtaaaatttggacgctaattcttttgcgcataaaattgaataatcgagttgggacccattagcttttcctatttatgacataatcaatgctcgtgccaaatttcctgtttctatgacaccggaaagtgaaaaaattacattctgcacgtaaaatttcgacgccaattcttttgcgcatagaattgaataatggagttgggacccattagcttttcctatttctgacattattaatgctcctgccaaatttcgagtttctatgacaccgggaagtgagagaattagattctgcacgtaaaatttggacgctaattcttttgcgcatattattgaataatcgagttgggaccgattagcttttcctatttatgtcataatcaatgctcgtgccaaattttaagtttctaaggcattgggaagtgacagatttagattatgtacgtaaaatttcaacgccaattattttgcgctagaattgaataatcgagttgggacccaattactttttctattttggagataatctatgctagtgccaaaattcatgtttctacgatatcgggaagttggagaacttttggcgagtcaatcagtgagtcagtgagggctttcagctttatatatatatatatagatatactagctgatatacccggcttcgcccgagttaatttggtactggtgtttatctggtgttcacacggaaaatcttatgaagtcgtggttactttagagatgctaaggaaaaacatatgttcaccattttgcatggttctttgtgttgcccaggaaacaccacgtgaaggtaaccatgcgacgtttcctttatataaaaggacatcaggaagtgagagaattacattccgcacgtaaaatttggacgctaattcttttgcgcttagaattgaataatcgagttgggacccattagcttttcatattcatgacacaatcaatgcttgtgccaaatttcatgtttctgtgacattgggaagtgagagatttagattatgtacgtaaaatttggacgctaattcttttgcgcatagaattgaataatggagttgggacccattagctttccctatttatgacataatcaatgctcgtgccaaatttcccgtttctatgacaccggaaagtgagaaaattacattccgcacataaaatttggacgctaattcttttgcgcaaagaattgaataatcgagttgggacccattagcttttcctatgtatgacataatcaatgctcgtgccaaattttccgtttctatgacacctgaatgtgagaaaattacattccgcacgtaaaatttggacgctaaatcttttgcgcatagaattgaataatggagttgggacccattagcttttcctatttatgacataatcaatgctcctgccaaatttcctgtttctatgacactggaaagggaagaaattacattccgcacgtaaaatttcgacgccaattcttttgcgctagaattgaataatcgagttgggacccattcgcttttcctatttatgacataatcaatgctcgtgccaaatttcacgtttctatgacattggaaagtgagtgatttagattatgtacgttaaattttgacgccaattcttttgcgctagaattgaataatcgagttggaacccaatttcttttcctattttggagataatctatgcttgcgccaaatttcatgtttctacgacatcgggaagttggagaacttttggcgagtcagtcagtcagtgagggctttagctttatatatatagatataaacaAGAGGGGCAGAAAGGATGCAGCACCAACCTGTTCTGTTACCCTGTAGGGAATCATGGCATTTTACAGAGTGACCTCATtatattcagtgatgtcatcatataATGCTTCTAATACTGTAGCATGATCTCCTTATATGCAGGGATCTCCAGCTATACAACAACATCTCCCGATACATTGAAATCCCATCATATAGTGTCCTCATTGTGTACATATACGGACCATATAGGGAGTTCATATACAGCAATCTCATTCTATCCTTGGCACATACAAGGTCACTAatatttaaataatttttatataCTCACCGCAATGTGAGGCTGGAACCTAAGTAAGTGACCCTTCAGCTCTGCCTCCTGTGCACGCAGCTCCTCCCATCGCAGGGCGAGTACTCCTATGGTGCTGTGTCCCTCCTGAGCAGAGCAGCAAGTGGTATATTGGGAGAGATTCACAGAACAGTCACTGAGAGGCGCTTCAAGTAACAATTCCATTATAAACACACACCCTATGTGGGAGGGGCCTAGAGATCTTTATCTTGCACAGTCTACAGTGAGGACTGACACATGGGCGGAGGAAGGGCAGATCGGGAAAAAGTTGTCTCTTACACGTGAGACTTTGGATTCAGTGACTTTGCAAAAGTTCAAATGTATTGATTTATGGCTCATCTAAGTGACTCTTCCATATACTACTTTCATCTAATCTCCCTgtacgatccccatttagaatgggCTCCATGACTGACAATGCCGCCCCgcgtacatcttgtgccatgtatgcagtcctgaCCAGCTGGGTGcgtactgctgtatgagatgtgaagGTGTtgtacatttggaagcccagatcctggatctaaatgagcagcttgtaaCACTGGGATCTACTGgcaccatggaaaggagtttgctgctcactgagcactcgctggggtagatgtgggggatggatggtagtatgggagtgcaggatgagAACGGCAATAGGATAGGTCGCATAAATCTAATCAAAATGAAGCTACTGCCCAtatttctatgtatatatattctaAAACACACCTATTTTGATCCCTAAAAGGGTTTTTTACAGCTCTCCAGAGGATACTTGTCCATATAGCGTGGCAAGGATCCACCCCGAGAATTCAACTAGAGCTCCTCTGTCTGCCTGTGGAGGGTGGGGGGCTGTCTCTCCCCCATTTTCACTACTACCTGGCCAGTCAGCTTGTATGTGCGGGGGTGGTGGTTGTCCTCTACTGACTACAATCCAGTGGTGGGGCTTGAACGCAGAATAGTAAGTCCCAAGCAAAGTTTGAGCAGATTTTTGCTAAGGGGCCTGACCTCACACATAACTACGCTGCCTATGTGggtgacacttaaaggggttgtcccgcgaaagcaagtgggggtatacacttctgtatggccatattaatgcactttgtaatgtacattgtgcattaaatatgagccatacagaagttattcacttaccttccctaggctggcgtccccgtctccatggctccgtctaatttcagcgtctaatctcccgattagacgcgcttgcgcagtccggtcttctcccttctgaatggggccgcttgtgccggagagcggctcctcgtagctccgccccgaaCGCACAtggcccacggtgcaccatgggagaagacctgcggtccaccgtgggtgaagatcccggcggccatcttcgcaaggtaagtaagaagtcaccggagcgcggggattcgggtaagtactatccgttttttttttttttaaacccctgcatcgggtttgtctcgcgccgaacgggggggctattgaaaaaaaaaaaaccccgcttcggcgcgggacaacccctttaaagtttggaGTAAAGCCCTCAATTTGACTTCGGACGAGGCAGCAAAAtggtcccctccatactcccctaaCCTTTAGAACTTGCAGTTAATGCCAGACATTATCTTCTGGAGACATCATGCAATAACTACCCTCGCAGATGTGGTTGACAATAGGCTTCTTAGTACCTTTTCACAACTACAAATATGATCGGACCTTCCCAATAACTCCCTCTTTAGATACTTCCAACTGCATCATGCCCTCGGAGCCCAATTTGGAGGCCTGAACATACCCCTCACACTGACCAGGCTAGAAGATCTGGCACAGATGGCCAACACTCTGAAGCCACTGTTCTGCATCTTTAGACAACTGACGGGGGGGTTAAGAGATGGGACTCTTGAAAAATGGGGCTTAGACATACCAAACCATGACTCAGATGACCAAACAGCCGTTTGAACCACCTGTGATTAGTGCAAGAAACAGGTTAATCCAAGTCAGGTTCTTGCACATAATCTACTATACTCCCACTTGTTTGTGCATCATGGGCCTAATTCCTAATGCAGACTGTCCAAGAGTGAGGGAGGGCACCATCATGTTCATGTTTTAGGAATGCAACGTTTTACAGACTTATGGGAGAGATGTCTGCAGCATCCAAAGAgtgggccctcagcctaggagacagcagggttgagtttgggccttgtcacggggctctaccgtctcccaccctgagtgtagctcgggacccgtccaagtagTTGAGGGACGGCCTACAAACAGGGAAACCCATGGTGCGATGTACCTCCTTCCTTCacggtgaatccggatgatgaaAGAACTGGTGCACACGCAGGGAGTAGTTTGAATTAGCAAAGTCGGGAACGGTCAGCAGCGCCACTTTATTTAAATAAACTTATTTATAGTCCAATAAGAAATAATCTACAGCAGCACGATACTCAGTACAAACttcacaaagtggtgtgacagggaggaagatCACGGGTACACCAGGTAGTCTATAGTTATCTGTATGGCTGCGGGCCCGACACAACTTCTCCAGCTACCAGTCAGCACTCACGTCCAACACACAGTCCCCTCTGCCATGGCGGGCCATTGTCCTTGTTTACTTTAGTACATCAGTGGATTGAAACCATCGGCATCTCCTGGGAGAAACCGAGTCCAGGGAAAGTTGTGGTCACCTTTTTCCCTCTTCCATCATTGCacccacagactgaaggtgtccgCGTGGGTCTCAGGCAGCTCCACTCCCTCCATCTGCTGCCACGTTCAGCACCTCAACCACCAACTCGCTCACTCACTCCCTTGCATACACCTTGCAGGCACATATATCAAATAGGATCACATGACATacacaagatacatttccagacataacccaggtaACCAATTtagtgctgcagaagtgcaatacacatcaaactcatgcaacatgaaagacattgAAGACACGTAGGCACAAGACGATTTCATTTatgcattatggaggggccccgctgtTCCGGGTCACTACATGTCCTCGAGTCTATGGAGACGCATCTGGGGGCCCGTGCATCCTGCATCCCAAAATTTGCCTCTTTGGCCTTATGGAGGATATTCTGGTTGACACAGCAACACGCACCCTATACAAATTGCTGTTCTTTAATGCTAAAAAAATGTGATATTTCTTAACTGGAAACTCCCAAAAAGCCTACTAGAGCTGCCTAGCAACGTGAAGTAAATGGGGTCCTACCTATTTATAATCTCACATATATGGTCCAAGGTTGCCCCACCAAATTCACTAGGATATGGGGCCGATGGATTGACCGCCCTAATACTGCATTAGGGGTATCTGGCTAACGTCTCTGCCAGCAGGCCAGGGCCTATCATCTTTCACTCCTCAATATACACGAGGATACTGAGTGCTTACTGTGATGACAGTCGTGTCGTCGGGAGaacgtttgttttgtttttatgttaAGTTATTAAAATTTCCCAGGTTGGGAATCTTGGGCTCTGTTTCTGGAGGGGAAACAAATAAAAAGGGTATATGCAATtcttaaacatagtaacatagtatgttagactgaatgaagacaatgtccatctagttcagcctgtttcaaccccttccttgttggtccaggagaaggcaattccttcctgactacatAAGGGCAGCCAGAGCAACGCCTGGATCAACATGTGAGATCATCAACCCCACTAGACTCCTAATGTCtagatcctgtaatatccttccgctctagaaagacatctagccccctcttaaactcctctatggattttgccatcaccacatcctcaggcagagagttccacagtctcactgctcttacagtaaagaacccccttctgtgttggtgatgaaacctgccttctt
This window encodes:
- the LOC136578074 gene encoding coiled-coil domain-containing protein 42-like produces the protein MEPRSLKPAGWVQGYAPGVPCRRPSSIQERRLPPILRLLERRQEDLQLQGALAAEREEGHSTIGVLALRWEELRAQEAELKGHLLRFQPHIAEKEVKCLQAVKKAKGAQDLCKLKEQQLRLLQEEQQSLLKRKKKIQTQIQQYRKFYDYLESIVEASEEFQCSDDVLSRFHTLFATSQYLQQVVQDTQASIDQTKGQLSSFLEDNSDKMQQLDNQLGQLQADLEQAQNQRLLWEARWGHIQNLVTKKTLLLGTIKMAVLNLFQCIAMPSGIIAMDDTVRQLELVRMGLTGASHRLQFCIIQGIKMWS